In the genome of Plectropomus leopardus isolate mb chromosome 19, YSFRI_Pleo_2.0, whole genome shotgun sequence, the window AAATTCTTCTTGAATTTGGCACAAGTGTCAACTTAGATTTAACAAAGaattgatcagattttggtcaCTGCGACTTTGCATCTGTCTGATTCTTGTGATTGCAATAACCCAAGAAGGCCTCAagggaaattcttcaaatttagcacaaacattcactcgcattcaaagatgaaatgatttgattttgtaagtcaaaggtcaaggtcactgtcttattcttgtgaaagtgatatctcaagaacagctcgagggaattttttcagatttggcacaaacatccgtTTGGACCCAGCGTAGAACTGATTACtctttggtggtcaaatgtcacagtgacgttgtcctctgtttttttggtgaatGCCATATCTAAAGAATATTTAGAGTGAAGtgcttcaaatttggcacaaacgtcctgTGTGTATAAAGGGGCGATTGATGGGTGATGGGCTGTGAGACTGAGTACCTGTCTGACACATGTGTTCAGCGATGTAGATCCCTTCCCTGTAGGTGAGCCCTCCGACTACAGGCGTCCCGGTCGCCGGGGTAACAGAGGGGTCAATGGCATCGATGTCGTAACTCAGGTGAATCGGTTTCTTCACTCTGTAcaaacggaaaaaaaaaaccacattcaTTATTACTAATATTAGAGTGAGagtggattttggtggtcaaaggtcactctgacttcacaacacaaaaatgacataaaacaataaaaaacaaatttaaaaaaacatctgtacgGTTGATATCATGTGCTAAGTGCAGTactcatgtaaatgtacttatttacaTCTCACCACTGTCTGTAAGAGAGTTCAAATTTAGTTAAATTTTTATAATTCATGGAAATAACCTGAAACTAAAATCATCTGTAGTTGCTTTGGTGTTGCTCAGCGGATGGTAGGATGCAGCAAGATGTAGCTcctaaaagtgttaaaaaggttttttaaatcCCCAAAATTATAGGATTACTTTGAAGAGAGGTAGTCGCAGGTCTCCTCCATGACTTTGGCGACGCCGAGCTGATCCACCTCTGACATGGAAAACACTTTTATACCCAGAAGCTTCAGGATGTAACTGGGAAAATACGagaaaaagttaatttaaggAGATTCATGTAAAACACGCTGTATATAACTGTTAACAATGtgtttatacttttaaaaagttaatctaaatgttaagtgtcaatctaaatattaaaatcttaatctaaatgtttaatctgaattttaaatctaaatattgaaCTCTAAATCTAACTGTTAAATTTAGatctaaatatgtaattaaaatctgaatataaatattatCTTTACATCTAAACGTTAAATCTAACAGCTAACAGgctaaatataaatgttaaatatgaatgGCTCACTTAATTTAAAGCAGACTGTTTAGATAATATGTAAATGGATCACACTGCATCGTCATTTTTCAACCTGCTTTAGATAAAACCATTTTAGTAAATCTGCTTTAAAACATGCCACCACTggaaatttgtatatttttgaaatattttgtatattatttCATGTGGAGAACTAAGTATATGAATAATTACCTGCTgaacatttgcatgtttatcTGAAAGCACCAAGACAGAGCTGCTAACTGTAGTAATTCAGTCTTAATCTTTGGAGtcaaaacaaagatttaaacaGCAGTTTAAAGACAGTTTTACCTCTACCTTATTTCTGTCTTCTGATCTctaaaatcaagtaaaaaagTTAACTTATAGGATcaacttttacatttaaacctGCTGGTGTAAAAACCTACTGCTCTGCTGGATCCACGTCTCTCAGACCGATGTAGACCAGATCTTTGGCCGACACGCACGGTTTGATCCACGAGAAGTTTGGCAGGGCGGGAATCTGGAGACACAAAGAACAGCAGACAGAAACtaaataacattacatttatattacattacaataaatttgattactgctttttttgctgctgcGACATCTGCTGATCGATAATAGCTTCTCTAATCTTAATAATCAAATTCAGTCTTAAAATATCTCATTTCATAAACCAGGCTGAATAATTGGAGGTGGATATTACGACTcgtaattaactttaaaaagattCGTAATGAAGAAATTAAGCGCCCCCCTCAGGACAAACGAGTTTCTTCCTCGTGTCGCTGATAAACTGACCTTTGAGCGCAGCTCGCGGAGGAGGTAAGACATGGGCTGTCCGTGGATGTTTCCGGTGTACGTGGTCAGCGGCGTGTTGATGTCTGCGTGGGCGTCGACCCAAACAACACTCAACTCCCCGACCGCCGCCGAGTGGCCGTGAATGGAGCCGATCGCCAGGCTGATGAACACGAAAACCAGAGAGACCGAGAGCGCCTTTGTCACGGAGATGCTCTTTACTTCTGGcacttaaagtacattttgatgGTAATACTTTAGTACTCGTAACAGTATTTCTGAATTATGGTACTACTACTTTTCCTAAAGTGAATGATCTGAATAACTTAATTGGTTTCAGGTTTGATGGTTGATTTTGGGGAATTTCTGTTAATCTTTTTGTATAAGTAAACAGACTAAttgatatataaaataaaaaagaaaaaaatgataaaatcaaaataaacttcatcTAGTTAAAggaaaactgaaattaatttatttcaggctatcctttagttttttattattatttattataacaataaagaaaatattttatttataaaattatttattatcatgtatattttttaaaaaagtctagTTTTTTGTGTCTGGCTCTGTTGGACAAAAATATCTCTGATcccattttatattaaaattctGCCTGCTATTTTATAATTCCTTAAATATTTCCCCAATTATAGTTTCAACTTCCATGTACAGCAACAATGGGCTACGaaaaaagcaagtttttttttttcaaatatggcacaaacgtccacaaatgtaaaatttggTCTCACTCTCACCTCAGGAAACATAAAGAATTTATACACTGAcgaaaatttcacacaaacgcCTAAAAGGATAAAATTAAGTGATGAAATTTGATATCCAAAATGTTAGAGATCAACTTCATGGAGATATCgtaataatttacaaaaatactcTTCTGTCCGTTACTAAACgtcatatctcagaaacagaagcgTTCAGTAAATACACACTGACTGAGCTGATCAATCACACGGTTTGATCAGGACTGAAGTGGACTGAGGTGGACTGAAGTGGACTGAGGTGGACTGTGTGTCCTGCTGATGGATGGTTGACAGactgtgatgctgctgttgtcacTGGACACAAACCAAAgtcaatttaaatatttactacGTTGAAGTTGTGAAGTCAGCGGCGTCACTGAAAACACGTAAAACTGACGTTTTGTGAGTTTTAACGTGtatgaaaagtacaaatgtaacatatctaatgtttgcagaaacgtacaatataaaaatattcatgACACTGATGACAGCCCGTATCCAAGCAACATTTTAGATTAATGATGTTTTATTATCTTggtttgaaaactgagcaaattggggaAAAGTTGATGAAcaacttgccaaaaatgtcccaaaaaattgcaaggaattagtaaaagtttTTTCATAAGTAACATTTTCGATGCCTGActtagacttttattttgacagtgtaACGGTGCTCACCTGTGGTCTCCTCCCAGCATCACTGAGGTGTGTCCGTCCTTCTTCGCGGCCTGCACCGCCTCCGACAGACTCCGGTTGGCGCTGCCCACCGCCCGCACACGCTTCAACACGCCCACCGGCTCATCGTCCACCACCTCCTCAAACGCCAGGTTCCCATAATCCTTCACTGCACagcctgcagacacaaacacaaattttaaaaaaatatatagatttatgtattttttatttacaacgTTTTAAAAATAACCTTCTCTTTCCGTCATCATTATTTCTGTCTTCCAAACAtcaga includes:
- the arg1 gene encoding arginase-1; translated protein: MRSARTLRELVSRRSLHHHHHHARSAGIIGAPFCKGQPRDGVERGPDLIRAAGLLQRLHEQGCAVKDYGNLAFEEVVDDEPVGVLKRVRAVGSANRSLSEAVQAAKKDGHTSVMLGGDHSLAIGSIHGHSAAVGELSVVWVDAHADINTPLTTYTGNIHGQPMSYLLRELRSKIPALPNFSWIKPCVSAKDLVYIGLRDVDPAEHYILKLLGIKVFSMSEVDQLGVAKVMEETCDYLSSKVKKPIHLSYDIDAIDPSVTPATGTPVVGGLTYREGIYIAEHMCQTGLLSAVDLVEVNPLRGQTEEDVRSTVNTAVDVLLACFGRRRGGNHSPDYHLPEP